One region of Ahniella affigens genomic DNA includes:
- a CDS encoding DUF6768 family protein, translating into MSKYDDLIGRALTEEDRALLASHQEPGYLAQAFGILTGPMARVLWFVYIVNTLAFVGGAYAFWQALNAMDVLLALKWGLGALVLFQVTILCKTFLGNRMESNRLLREIKRVELQVAMLRSDSSGNR; encoded by the coding sequence GTGAGCAAGTATGATGATCTGATTGGCCGTGCCCTGACGGAAGAAGACCGCGCGCTGTTGGCGAGCCATCAAGAGCCGGGCTACCTGGCGCAAGCATTCGGCATTTTGACTGGACCAATGGCTCGGGTGCTTTGGTTCGTCTATATCGTCAATACGCTGGCTTTCGTCGGCGGTGCCTACGCGTTCTGGCAAGCGCTGAACGCAATGGATGTCTTGCTGGCACTCAAGTGGGGCCTGGGCGCGCTCGTGCTGTTCCAAGTCACGATCCTGTGCAAGACCTTTCTCGGCAATCGCATGGAGAGCAATCGCCTACTGCGCGAAATCAAGCGGGTCGAGCTGCAGGTCGCGATGCTGCGATCGGACTCGAGCGGAAATCGTTAA
- a CDS encoding RNA polymerase sigma factor, with protein MNRDRERIYEEFLVASANTGDRAALARLVQRWQPRFLRHAWRVMGDAERAKDAVQEAWLDILKGLGRLNDVAAFPAWAYQIVTRRCQRGINSARDHVSEAAIDLDDSGPEAPDYQSGIFKAEVSIVMDVIATLPADQRASLALFYLEELSVAEIAIATDVPPGTVKTRLMHARRKVRAILEGEQS; from the coding sequence GTGAACCGCGACCGTGAGCGCATCTACGAAGAATTCTTGGTGGCATCGGCCAATACAGGCGATCGGGCTGCGCTGGCACGCTTGGTCCAACGGTGGCAACCAAGGTTCCTGCGCCATGCCTGGCGGGTGATGGGCGATGCCGAACGGGCTAAGGACGCGGTGCAGGAGGCCTGGCTGGATATTTTGAAGGGGCTTGGTCGGCTCAATGATGTAGCGGCGTTTCCGGCATGGGCCTATCAGATCGTGACGCGTCGATGCCAGCGCGGGATCAATTCCGCTCGCGACCATGTTTCGGAGGCTGCCATTGATTTAGACGACTCTGGGCCGGAGGCACCTGATTACCAATCGGGGATCTTCAAAGCTGAGGTCTCGATCGTGATGGACGTCATCGCGACGTTGCCGGCTGACCAGCGCGCCTCGTTGGCGCTGTTTTATCTCGAAGAGCTTAGTGTGGCGGAGATCGCAATCGCCACCGACGTACCGCCTGGGACGGTCAAAACCCGGCTGATGCACGCGCGGCGCAAGGTCCGCGCGATTTTGGAAGGAGAGCAATCGTGA